Below is a window of Stappia sp. DNA.
GAGTTCGTCGGCCAGACGAAGGACAAGCTCGCCACCTCGGAAGCGACCCGCATCGTCGAGAACGCCGTGCGCGACGCCTTCGATCACTGGCTGACGGCGGCGCCCAACCAGGCCAACAAGCTGCTGGAGTGGGTGATCGACCGGGCCGAGGAACGCCTGCGCCGGCGCCAGGAGAAAGACGTCGCCCGCAAGACGGCGGTGCGCAAGCTGCGCCTGCCGGGCAAACTCGCCGACTGTGCCTCCGGCCAGGCGGAGGGCTCGGAGATCTTCATCGTCGAGGGCGATTCGGCCGGCGGCTCCGCCAAGCAGGCGCGCAACCGCAAGACCCAGGCGGTGCTGCCGCTGCGCGGCAAGATCCTCAACGTGGCCAGCGCGGGGCGCGACAAGCTGGTGTCCAACCAACAGCTCGCGGACCTGATCCAGGCACTCGGCTGCGGCACCGGATCGGCGTATCGCGAGAGCGACCTGCGCTACGAGAAGATCGTGATCATGACCGACGCCGACGTCGACGGCGCTCATATCGCCTCGCTGCTGATCACCTTCTTCTACCGCGAGATGCCCGACCTCATCCGCCAGGGCCACCTCTTCCTCGCCGCCCCGCCGCTCTACCGGCTGACCCAGGGCGGCAAGACGCTCTATGCGCGCGACGACGCGCACAAGGACCAGCTTCTGGCCACCGCGTTCAAGAAGAACGCCAAGGTCGACATCGGTCGCTTCAAGGGCCTCGGCGAAATGCTGCCGGCGCAGTTGAAGGAGACCACGATGGATCCGTCGAAGCGCACGCTGTTGCAGGTCCGCATCGAGGAGAGCGAGACGGATGCGACGCGGTCGACCGTCGAGCGGCTGATGGGCAACAAGCCGGAGGCCCGCTTCCTGTTCATTCAGGAAAACGCGGAGTTCGCCGAGGAACTGGACATTTGAGACGGCACCTGCCAATCAGGCGGGAACGATACGCAGATGCACGCATGACATGAAACGCGGGCACGGGTTGAGGCAGGCAAACGCTTAGGAAGAAAGCAGGCGACGGTGCTCAGGGCGATCCGAAAAGCATATGAACGGCGCTTGCGGCCCATGCACGATCACCATTTTCTGGTGATCCCGGAAGTCGGCCTGGCCTATGGCCGCTGCCCGAACGCCGCCAACGAAGGGATCCGCCGGGCTCTGCTGAACCTCACCCGGCAGTATCCGGCCGGCCTCGACACCCCGGACCACGCCACCGCGCCGGAGCCGCGATACGCAACCGGAACGCTGACCACCTGGGCCGACGGGCTCGTGCTCCTGTCCGCCCGCCAGCTGACCCGCCGACATCCCGACGCCATCGTGTTCGCCGCGGTGCGCGATCCCGTGGCCCGTCTCGCCGCGTGCTACATCCACGATCTCGACCGGGGCCAGGCCATCCCGCCCTCGGGCGTCTATCTCGGTTTTCAGCCAGGCATGAGCTTCACCGCCTTCGCCGCCCGCGTGTGCAGCATTCCCGACGAGCGCAGTTCCAACGCCTATCGCAGCCAGGCAAGCATCCTGACCCACAAGGGGCGGATGCTGCCGGATCACGTGGTGCGCCACGAAAACCGGATCGAGGACTGGGCCCGACTGCGCACGCGCGTGGAGCGGTGTTGCGGCGTCGATATCGGGCCGCTCGCCCCACCCCGGGACGCGGAGGAGCGGGAGATCGCGGAGGTGGTCGCGACGCTCGACCCGGCGCTGGTCGGTGCGCTGCGTCACCGCTATCGTCGGGATTTCGCGCTGTTCTACGGTGGCATGCCGATCACGTGACCCTGCCAGCGTTGTTCTTCGGGGCGTTTTTCGCCGCGACGCTTCTGCCCTTTTCCTCGGAAGTGATGCTTCTGGCGGCCCTTGCCGCGGGCGAGGTCCCGGCCGGCGTTCTCGTCGCCACGGCGGCCGTCGGCAACACGCTGGGCTCGCTCGTGAACTGGGTGCTCGGCCGATATCTCTACCACTGGCGCGAGCGGCGCTGGTTTCCCTTTCGCGCCGCGCAGATCGAGGCCGCCGCGCGCCGCTTCAACGCCTACGGACGCTGGTCGCTGCTCTTCGCGTTCCTGCCGGTGATCGGAGACCCGCTGACGCTGGTCGCCGGCCTGCTGCGCGTGCCCTTCTGGCCGTTCCTGCTGCTCGTCGCCACCGGCAAGACCGCGCGCTACGCCGCGATTGCGTTTCTTGCGCAACCCGGAGCGGTGTAACCCGCTCCGCGCGGACGCGCGCCGGGTGGACCCGGCCGGTTCCCGCGCTTAGGCTGCACCGGAGAAACCCGAAACCTTGGAAACCCGGACACATGGGCCGACGTCGCGAGGGGTAACGATGCGCGTATCTCCAATCTTGCCGATCCTTCTTCTCGCCGGCACTTTCAGCGCCGCTGCGCCGCACCCGGCGGCGCTTGCCGATGCCATCACCGACATCGTCGCCGCACTGCCGGGCGAGGTCCGCGCCCTCACCCGCATCCCCGGCCCGCAGGGCGAGGACACCAGCTTCGTCGTCGTGCGCGAGGACGCCGGCGATCGCCTGTTCGTGCAGACCGGCGGCGCCGGAACGCCGCCGGTCGAGGTCACCGATCTCGGCGCACCGCTCCCCGGCCGCGTCACCGACCTGCGCAGCGAACGCGATACCCTCGGCATCGCGGTCTTCGTGGACCTGCGCGGCGGCGACGGCACCGACACCACCTACGAGCTCTTCTGGGAGGGCGAGGACGCCGCCTCCTACGTCTTCCAGCCGGCAAGTAACTGAGCGCGGCGCCGGGCCGCGATGACCCGGCGCAATAGTTCGCCAGTACAGCGGGCGACTTTGAGACATTGACAATTGACCTTGTGTCTGTAGTGTGCGCGTCAAACCAGCCGTGGTCCGCAAATGTCGGGCGCCGGCATCGTTTCTCCGTACGCACCAAAGGTCATATGTCCTTTTCCTCACTTGGACTGAGCGAGAAAGTCCTCGCCGCCGTCGAGGCGGCCGGCTACACCGACCCGACAGCCATTCAGGCCGCCGCCATCCCGCATGTGCTCGAGCGGCGAGACGTTCTCGGCCTCGCCCAGACCGGCACCGGCAAGACGGCCTCCTTCACGCTGCCGATGCTGACGCTGCTCGAAAAGGGCCGCGCGCGGGCGCGCATGCCGCGCACCCTCATCCTCGAGCCGACGCGCGAACTCGCGGCGCAGGTCGAGGAGAACTTCAACAAGTACGGCGTCAATCACAAGCTGAACGTGGCGCTGCTGATCGGCGGCACCTCCTTCGGCGACCAGGATCGCAAGCTCGACCGCGGCGTCGACGTGCTGATCGCAACGCCCGGCCGCCTGCTGGATCACACCGAGCGCGGCAAGCTGCTGCTGCAGGGCGTCGAGATCCTCGTCATCGACGAGGCCGACCGCATGCTCGACATGGGGTTCATCCCCGACATCGAGCGCATCTGCAAGCTGATCCCCTTCACGCGCCAGACGTTGTTCTTCTCGGCCACCATGCCGCCGGAGATCCAGCGTCTCGTCGACACCTTCCTGCACAATCCGGCACGCGTCGAGGTGGCACGCACGTCTTCCACCGCCGATACGGTGACGCAGAGCGTGATCGGGTCGGGAAGCAAGGACTTCGACAAGCGTGCGGTGCTGCGCGGGCTCGTCGACGACGCCGTCGACCTGACGAACGCGATCATCTTCTGCAACCGCAAGCGCGACGTGCAGACCGTGTTCCGCTCCCTGCAGCGCCACGAGTATTCCGTCGGCGCACTGCATGGCGACATGGACCAGCGCTCGCGCATGGCGACGCTCGACCAGTTCCGCAAGGGCGAACTCAGCCTCCTCGTCGCAAGTGACGTGGCGGCCCGCGGTCTCGACATTCCCGCGGTGAGCCATGTGTTCAACTACGACCTGCCCACTCATTCGGAGGATTACGTCCACCGGATCGGCCGCACGGGTCGCGCCGGACGCAGCGGCACGGCGATCTCCATCGTCACGGCCGAGGATCAGAAGTATCTGCAAGGCATCGAGAAACTGATCGAACGCGACCTCCCCTGGATCGGCGAGCCGATCGACTTCGAGGCGGCGGCAGCGGAACGCAAGGCCAACCGGCGCGGCGGCGGCCGGGGCAAGGCGGCCTCGGAAGCCTCCTCCGACAAGCCCTCCCGCACGCGGTCGAAGTCCTCCGGCCGGTCTGGCGGCGGCGACAAGGCGCCCTCGGAAGAGCCGCAAGGCGCCAGTGCCAGCGAAACCCCTGCTGCGGAAAAGACCCCGCCGAGGGAGGCGCGCCGCAACATGCCCAAGCGCAAGGACGACGAGGGCCGCTCGCGCCCCTCGGGCTCCAAGCGGCGTCGCGGTCAGGACAGGGACGACGAGCCTGTGATCGGCCTCGGGGATCATGTGCCCGCCTTTCTCCTGCGAGACACGCGGCCCAAAAAGGCAAGCTGAGGCCCACGCTCACCTTCGCGTACCAGGCGCGGTCCAGGCGCGCCCGGTTTTTTGCCGGGGCGCCTATGAGCCCGCCGCACCGTGGTGTATAAGTGGTTTCACGTAGCAAGCAGCCTTAACCGACCCTTAAGCCTTCAATGACAAAATGACGGACTATTAGGGAGGCTGCGAGCGCGGTGAAGTTTCGACGGCTGCGACGGCGTGTGGGACCTTGAATGGCTCAGGAAGACGATCACAAGCGGACCATCGTCTACGGCGAAACCGCACTCAAGTATATTCGCAAGAACGTTTTGCCGGCTTATCCGCGCTTCTATGAACTTTGGTACACTTACGCGGCTGGATTCAATCACTCGCTGAATCGCGCGATCAACGATATCGCCGGCAAGGCCGGTCACATCACCACCGAACAGCTCCAGCAGATCTACAACAGCTTCCTCTCGCCGACGAAGCTGGGCGACCGGATCGACGAGGTTGGCGAACGCATCTCGGACGAGATCGCCGACATGGTCGACATTCTGGGCCAGAGCGTCGACAGCGTTTCGGAGTATGGCGCCTCGCTCGAAGGCGCGCAGGAGCAGCTCGAGGATCTCGACGACCCGGTGAAGCTGAAGAAGCTCGTCGGGCATATGCTCAAGGCCACGAAGAACACCTCCGCCTCAAACAAGGCGCTGCAGACCCAACTGATGGACTCACGCCGCCAGATCGAGGAACTGCAGGAGAGCCTGGAGGCGATCCGCTACGAATCGCTCACCGACGAGCTGACCACGCTCAGCAATCGCAAGCACTTCGACCACACGATCGACCGGATGGTGGGCGATGCGTCCGAGACCGGCGAACCCCTGTCGCTGCTGCTGACCGACATCGACCATTTCAAGAAGTTCAACGACACCTACGGCCACCAGACCGGCGATCAGGTGCTGCGCCTCGTCGCGCTTGCCGTGAAGCAGAACGTGAAGGGCCACGACATCGCCTGCCGCTACGGCGGCGAGGAGTTCGCGGTGCTCCTGCCCCATACCTCGCTGCGCCAGGCGGTGACGGTCGCCGAACACATCCGCCGCGCCGTTCTGTCGAAGGAACTGGTGAAGCGCTCCACGGGCGAGAACCTCGGGCGCATCACGATCTCCATCGGCGTGTCCTCCTTCACCAAGGACGACACGACCCAGTCGATGATCGCGCGCGCCGACGCCGCGCTCTATGCCGCCAAGGCGGCCGGCCGCAATCTGGTGCGCTGCGAGACCGACCCCGACGTCCAGAACGATTCCCGCGTCGCCTGAGCGACCGCCGCCCTCTCTCCTGCCTTTCTCGATCCGCCGTCTGCGCGCCGGTTTCGCGTGCTTGCAGACATGAGACCTGCTCACACGAAAACAGCCGCGCCCAGGGGGGCACGGCCGTTGTAACGTGTGTCGACAGGCTGTACGGCGCGGTCGAAGGTCAGACCGCTCCGGGTGCCCCGCTCTCTTGCGCCGCCGCCGGCTTGAGCGAAACCGATTCGCCGCAGCCGCAGGCCGACACTTCGTTCGGGTTCTTGAACAGGAAGCCCGAGCGGAACTTGGTCACCTCGTGATCCATCTCCGTCCCGAGCAGGAACAGCGCGGCCGAGGGATCGACATAGATGCGCACGCCCTTGTCCTCGATGACGTCGTCGCCGGGCGACGCCTCTTCCACGAGGCTCATGTCGTATTCCATGCCGGCACAACCGCCCTTCTTGATCCCGACCCGAAGGCCGAGGGCCGGCTTGTCGGCATTCTCGACGATTTCGCGCACGCGCGCGGCCGCGGCGTCCGTCAGTGTCAGCACCTGAAATCTGGAAGCCATTCTACCGTCCAATCCTTTCGCCGGTTCAGGCGGCCCCTTGGGACCGCCTCACCCGGACTCTCGGAACCGTTCGCGGTGGCCGGAAGCGGGCAGGAAAAGCCCAAGTCACCGGCCTTCTCCCCCGTAATATAGGAAAGATGAGCGCTCAATACCAGTTAAGCGCGACCTTCGCCTCTTCCGACATGCGGTCCGGCGTCCACGGCGGATCGAAGACCATGGTCACATTGACCGGCCCCACGCCCGCCACGGCGCTCACCGCATCCTCGACCCACCCCGGCATTTCGCCCGCCACCGGGCAGCCCGGCGCGGTCAGCGTCATGTCGATGGCGACCGAGCGGTCGTCCTCGATATCGACCTTGTAGATCAGGCCCAGCTCATAGATATCGCAGGGGATTTCCGGATCGTACACGGTCTTCAGCGCCCCGATGATGTCGTCGGCGAGCCGCTGCAACTCGTCGGCCGGAATCGCACTGGCGTTTGCGGTGGCGATTTCGGCCTGGGTTTCCGGCGTTGCGATCTGTTCACTCATGACGCCCTCACGCGAAAAAGTCCTGCGCCTTTTGCAAGGCCGCGACGAGACGGTCGATCTCGTCCGTGGTGTTGTAAAGCCCGAAGCTTGCCCGACAGGTGGAGGTGACACCATAGCGGGCGAGCAGAGGCTGCGCGCAATGGGTTCCGGCCCGCACGGCAACGCCCTCGCGGTCGATCACCATCGACACGTCATGCGCATGAATGCCGGCCATCTCGAAGGATATGATGGCGCCCTTGCCCTCGGCCTCGCCGATGATCCGCACCGAGTTGAGCTGCTTGAGCTGGCGGTGGGCATAGTCGCGCAGGGTCGCTTCATGCGCGGCGATCCGGTCGCGCCCGATGGCGTCCATGTAGTCGAGCGATGCCGCGAGCCCGATCGCCTGGACGATCGGCGGCGTGCCCGCCTCGAAGCGATGCGGCGGATGATTGTAGGTCACCCCGTCCTCGGTCACGTCGAGGATCATCTCGCCGCCGCCGTTGAACGGCGTCATCTGCTCCAGCAGTTCCGCCTTGCCCCACAGGACCCCGATGCCGGACGGGCCATAGACCTTGTGTCCGGTGAAGCAGTAGAAGTCGCAGCCAAGGTCCTGCACGTCGACGGGCATGTGCACCGCCGACTGGCTGCCGTCGACCAGCACCGGAATGCCGCGGGCATGGGCGATCTCGCAGACCTGCTTGATCGGCACCACCGTGCCCAGCACGTTCGACATATGGGTGATGGCCACGAGCTTCGTGCGCGGCGACAGGGCCCGCTCGAAGGCCTCGAGGTCGAAGGACCCGTCCTCGCGGATATAGACCCATTTCAGCGCCGCGCCCTTGCGTTCCCGCAGGAAATGCCAGGGCACGATGTTGGAATGGTGCTCCATGATCGAGAGCACGATCTCGTCGCCCTCTCCGACCCGGTCCATCGCGTAGCTGTGCGCGACGAGGTTGATCGCCTCCGTCGTGGAGCGGGTGAAGATCACCTCGTCCACCGACGGCGCGTTGAGGAACCGGCGCACGGTCTCGCGCGCCGCCTCGAAGTTCTCCGTCGCCGTGTTCGACAGATAGTGCAATCCCCGGTGCACATTGGCATATTCGTGCGAATAGGCCTTCGTGACCGCGTCGATCATGGCCTGCGGCTTTTGCGCCGACGCGCCATTGTCGAGATAGACGAGCGGCTTGCCGTGGACCTCGCGCGCCAGAATCGGAAAATCCCGGCGCACGGCGTCGACGTCATAGGGGGCCGCCGTGTCGGCGGCCGTCGCGCTCATGGACATGGTCTCACTCCTCGGTGTGGAGCCAGCTCCGGATCCGGCTTTCGAAGGCCGCGATCACGGTCTCGTCGCCGATCTCCTCGACCGCCTCGGACAGGAACGCCAGAACGAGCAGCGTCCGCGCCTCTTTCTCGGGAATGCCGCGGGCGCGCAGGTAAAACAGCAGATCCTCGTCGATCTGGCCGCTGGTTGCGCCATGCGCACACTGCACGTCATCGGCGAAGATTTCCAGCTCCGGCTTCAGCGACATTTCCGCCGTCTCGGACAGAAGAAGCGACTGGGTCATCATCTGACCGTCGGTCTTCTGCGCATGCGGACGCACGATGATCTTGCCCTGGAAGACGCCCTTGGCGTTGTCGTCGACCACCGTCTTGAACAGCTCGCGGCTGTCGCAATGCGGCACGGCGTGATCGACCACCAGCGTCTGGTCGACGTGCTGGCCCTCGCGCACCATGGTGATGCCGAGCAGGTCGGCGCGCGCGTTCTCGCCGGTGAAGGCGACGAACGCCTGATGCCGCGCGAAGCCGGAGCCGATGCCAGCCCCGATCAGCTTCACCGCGCTTTCCTCGGCGAGCGTCACGACGGCGGAGCCGACATGGGTCGTGCCGGAGGCTTCCGCCTGCAACCGCGCCACCGTGAGGCCGGCCGACTTGGCGGCACGGATGTCGGTGAGCGTGTTGGAGAAGGTCCCCTCGGCGCCGCCGATGAAGGTCTCCAGGATCACCGCCTCGGCGCCCTCGCCGGCGCGGATGATGACGCGTTCGGCGGAACTCGTCGCCGTTTCCGTCTCCGACACATGCACGATCTCGATCGGCTGCGACACGTTTGCGCCCGCCGCGATCACCAGATCGAGCCCGTCGGCGCAGAAGATCGCGTTGAGGCCCGTCGCGGCGTCATTGCGCGCCACTTCCGGCAGGTCGAACAGGGCGACGCCCTCCGCCTCCAGCGCTTCGGCGAGCGGGCGCACGGTGACGCCCTCCTTGGCCAACGCCGCGACATCGGAGAGATCGGTATGGAAATGCCCGTCGACGATCACCAGCCGGTGTCGCGCGACCTCGGCGTAATCCTCGCCGAGCCGGGCCAGCAGCGCCTTCGCCGCCGCGTCGTCCAGCTTGGGCGAGAACGCCGGCACGCTCTTCAGCCGCGCCCGCAGGTCGGTGTATTTCCACTCCTCGACCCGGCGATGCGGCAGGCCGGCGCCCTTGAACGCCTCGAAGGCGGCCGCGCGGCGCGCCGCCACCTCGGCGCCGCCGGGGAGCGCGTCACGCACCTCGGCGAAGGCCTCGGCCAGTTCGCTCTCGGCGCGCGTTTCCATCTTGCGTGGTTCCATGTTCATGACAGTCCCCTCGCTTGCGTTCACGCGGCCGCGTCGACGTAATCGGCGTAGCCATTCCTCTCCAGCTCCAGCGCGAGATCCTTGTCGCCGGTCTTGACGATGCGGCCACGCGACAGGACATGCACCACATCCGGCACGATGTGATCGAGCAGGCGCTGGTAGTGGGTGATCACCAGGAAGGAGCGATCCGGCGCGCGCAGGCGGTTCACACCATCGGCGACCACGCGCAGCGCGTCGATGTCGAGGCCGGAATCGGTCTCGTCGAGCACGCAGAGCGCCGGCTCCAGCAGCGACATCTGCAGGATCTCGGCACGCTTCTTTTCGCCGCCCGAGAAGCCGACGTTGAGCGGGCGCTTGAGCATGTCCATGGTGACATTGAGCTCGGCCGCCTTTTCCTTGACCCGCTTCATGAAGTCGGGCGTCGCAAGCTCCGCCTCGCCGCGCGCCTTGCGCTGCGCGTTGAGCGCGGCCTTGAGGAAGGTCATGGTCGCCACGCCCGGGATCTCGATCGGGTACTGGAAGGCGAGGAACACGCCGGCGGCGGCGCGCTCGTCCGGCGCCATCTCCAGAATGCTCTCGCCGTTGTAGAGAATGTCGCCCTCGGTGACCTCGTAGTCTTCCTTGCCCGCGAGAATGTAGGAGAGCGTCGACTTGCCGGAGCCGTTCGGCCCCATGATGGCATGCACCTCGCCCTTGTTGATGGTCAGATCGACGCCGCGCAGGATCTCGGTGCCGTCCTCGGCGATGCGGGCATGAAGGTTCTTGATCTCAAGCATGTGTCTCGTTCCGTCGATATCGTGTGTGTCGCGAAGGGGGGCTGTCGTCAGCCGACCGAGCCTTCCAGCGAAATGGAAATCAGCTTCTGCGCCTCGACGGCGAACTCCATCGGCAGTTGCTGGATGACGTCCTTGACGAAGCCGTTGACGATCAGCGCCACGGCCTCCTCGTCCGACAGGCCGCGCTGCTGGCAGTAGAACATCTGGTCGTCCGAGATCTTCGAGGTCGTCGCCTCGTGCTCGAACACCGCCGAAGCGTTCTTGCTGTCGATGTAGGGCACCGTATGGGCGCCGCACTGGTCGCCGATCAGCAGGCTGTCGCACTGCGTGAAGTTGCGCGCGTTCGACGCCTTGCGGTGCGCCGACACCAGCCCGCGATAGGTGTTCTCCGACTTGCCGGCGGCAATGCCCTTGGAGATGATGCGGCTGGACGTGTTCTTGCCCAGGTGCAGCATCTTGGTGCCGCTGTCGATCTGCTGACGGCCGTTCGACACCGCGATCGAATAGAACTCGCCGCGCGAATTGTCGCCGCGCAGGATGCAGGACGGGTACTTCCAGGTGATCGCCGACCCGGTCTCGACCTGGGTCCAGGAGATCTTGGAATTGTCGCCCCGGCAGTCGCCCCGCTTGGTGACGAAGTTGTAGATGCCGCCCTTGCCCTCGCTGTCGCCCGGGTACCAGTTCTGCACCGTGGAGTACTTGATCTCCGCGTCGTCCATGGCGATCAGTTCGACCACGGCGGCGTGCAGCTGGTTCTCGTCGCGCTGCGGCGCGGTGCAGCCTTCCAGATAGCTGACGTAGGCGCCCTTCTCGGCGATGATCAGCGTGCGCTCGAACTGGCCCGTGTTCTGCTCGTTGATGCGGAAATAGGTCGACAGCTCCATCGGGCAGCGCACGCCCTCCGGCACATAGACGAAGGACCCGTCGGTGAAGACCGCGGAATTGAGCGTCGCATAATAGTTGTCGGTCACCGGCACGACCGAGCCGATGTACTTCTTCACCAGCTCCGGGTACTCCTGCAGCGCCTCGGAGATCGAGCAGAAGATGACGCCGGCCTTCTTGAGCTCTTCCTTGAAGGTGGTGACCACGGACACGCTGTCGAAGACGGCATCGACGGCGACCCGGTTTTCCGGCGCGACGCCGGCCAGGATCTCCTGCTCGCGCAACGGGATGCCGAGCTTCTCGTAGGTCTCCAGAAGCTCCGGATCGACCTCGTCGAGGCTCTTCGGCGCCTCGGCCGTCTTCGGCGCGGCGTAATAGTAGATGTCGTTGAAGTCGATCTTCGGGTACTCGACCCGCGCCCAGGTGGGCTCGGTCATGGTCAGCCAGCGCCGATAGGCGTCGAGCCGCCACTCCAGCATCCACTCCGGCTCGTTCTTCTTGGCCGAAATGAAGCGGATGATGTCTTCGTTGAGGCCCTTTGGCGCCTTCTCCGACTCGATGTCGGTGACGAAGCCGTACTTGTATTGGTCAACGTCGATCGACCGGACCTGGTCGATCGTCTCTTGGACTGCAGGCATTCGTGTCTCCATCCACTGCGGTGTCAAGGACCGCGGGTTGTCACACCAGAACCGGAGCCGGTCTGCGGCCGGGTCCGGCATTCCCAAACGAAACGAACCTCAGGCCGCGCGCCCGGCGCCCGACGAGCGGATCCGCTCCGACAATCGCCGCCAGGCGGCGAGAAAAACCTCCAGTTCGGCGGCCGTCGTATCGACCCCCAGACTGATACGCAGGGCGCAGCGCGCGAGATCGCGGTCGACGCCCATGGCGGTCAGCACATGCGACACCGCCACCTTGCCGCTCGAACAGGCCGAGCCCGACGAAACGGCGATGCCTTCCAGATCGAGCGCGATCAACGCGGTTTCCGCCGAAACCCCCGGCACGGCGAAGCAGCAGGTGTTCGCAAGCCGCTCGGCCCCGTCGCCGAAGATCACCGTGTCCGGCCATATAGCGCGCAAATCGCGTTCGAAACCATCTCGCAGCGCCGCTATCTGCTGCCAGACGGCAAATTCGTCCGCCGCCAGATCCGCCGCGACGCCGAACCCGGCAATCGCCAAGCCGTTTTCCGTGCCGGCCCGCTGCCAGCGCTCCTGCCCGCCGCCGGTCAGCAGCGGCACCGGGCGCAGGCCCGTGTCGCGCACCACAAGCGCGCCCGCCCCTTGCGGACCGCCGATCTTATGCGCCGAAAGCGCGGCACTCGCCGCGCCCCAGGCGTCGAGATCGATCTCAAGCCGCCCGGCCGCCTGAACCGCATCGACATGCAGGACGCACCCGGCTTGCGCCACCACGGCGCCGATCTCGGCCAGCGGCTGCACGACGCCGGTCTCGTTGTTGGCCGCCATCACGCTGACAAGGACCGTCTCCCCGGCCGCGTTCAACGCTTGCAGCCGCCGCGCGAGGCCGGCGACATCGACGCGCCCGTGTCGATCGACGGCAAATTGTTCGACCCGCGCCGCCTCGAAGCGCCCGCCCGACACCACCGACGGGTGTTCCACGGCCGACACCAGAAGCCGCGAGAACCGGCGCTCGCCGCGCCCCGCCTTCCACACCGGCACAAGCGCCGTGACATTCGCCTCCGTCGCGCCGGAGGTAAAGGTGACGGCCTCGCCGGCCACGCCCGCAAGCCGCGCGACCGATGCCCG
It encodes the following:
- the sufB gene encoding Fe-S cluster assembly protein SufB — protein: MPAVQETIDQVRSIDVDQYKYGFVTDIESEKAPKGLNEDIIRFISAKKNEPEWMLEWRLDAYRRWLTMTEPTWARVEYPKIDFNDIYYYAAPKTAEAPKSLDEVDPELLETYEKLGIPLREQEILAGVAPENRVAVDAVFDSVSVVTTFKEELKKAGVIFCSISEALQEYPELVKKYIGSVVPVTDNYYATLNSAVFTDGSFVYVPEGVRCPMELSTYFRINEQNTGQFERTLIIAEKGAYVSYLEGCTAPQRDENQLHAAVVELIAMDDAEIKYSTVQNWYPGDSEGKGGIYNFVTKRGDCRGDNSKISWTQVETGSAITWKYPSCILRGDNSRGEFYSIAVSNGRQQIDSGTKMLHLGKNTSSRIISKGIAAGKSENTYRGLVSAHRKASNARNFTQCDSLLIGDQCGAHTVPYIDSKNASAVFEHEATTSKISDDQMFYCQQRGLSDEEAVALIVNGFVKDVIQQLPMEFAVEAQKLISISLEGSVG
- a CDS encoding cysteine desulfurase family protein; its protein translation is MTTGTGIYLDHNAGAPLRAAVADAMRDMLGTGGNASSVHAPGRAARARIEAARASVARLAGVAGEAVTFTSGATEANVTALVPVWKAGRGERRFSRLLVSAVEHPSVVSGGRFEAARVEQFAVDRHGRVDVAGLARRLQALNAAGETVLVSVMAANNETGVVQPLAEIGAVVAQAGCVLHVDAVQAAGRLEIDLDAWGAASAALSAHKIGGPQGAGALVVRDTGLRPVPLLTGGGQERWQRAGTENGLAIAGFGVAADLAADEFAVWQQIAALRDGFERDLRAIWPDTVIFGDGAERLANTCCFAVPGVSAETALIALDLEGIAVSSGSACSSGKVAVSHVLTAMGVDRDLARCALRISLGVDTTAAELEVFLAAWRRLSERIRSSGAGRAA